Below is a genomic region from Bacillus mycoides.
CGCAAAGTTTATTCAATGTTACAGAAACATCTTCAAATTTAGGTGTGGATAGTGACTACACAGCATTCCCGGTAGAAAATAGAGAATTATTCGGTCAAGGTTTAACTACAATCGTACCAATCGTTGGTGGCGGTGAGCGTCTAGGTACACTAGTATTAGCTCGTCTTGGTCAAGAGTTCTTAGACGATGATTTAATTCTTGCTGAATACAGCTCAACTGTTGTAGGTATGGAAATCTTACGTGAAAAAGCAGAAGAAATCGAAGAGGAAGCACGTAGTAAAGCTGTTGTTCAAATGGCGATTAGCTCATTATCTTACAGTGAGTTAGAAGCAATCGAGCATATCTTCGAAGAATTAAATGGAACAGAAGGTTTACTTGTTGCAAGTAAAATTGCTGATCGCGTGGGAATTACTCGTTCGGTAATCGTAAATGCACTACGTAAATTAGAAAGTGCTGGTGTTATTGAGTCTCGCTCTTTAGGTATGAAAGGAACATACATTAAAGTGCTAAACGACAAGTTTCTACAGGAACTTGCTAAATTAAAAACAAACTAATTTATAAAAAAACTCTCCTCGCTTGAGGAGAGTTTTTTGTTTTTTTAAGTGAATGATTTTGCTTACGTAAGGCGTCATGACAACATTCATTAGAAAACTATTAATTAACCTTCAATTCCTTGCTTAAAGGAATTGAAGGTTGGTAATACTAGAATTTGAGCGTGAAAAAAAGAAAGTTTTACATTGTTCGCATTTTCGACTTGATTGTAATATTTCAGTATGATATAGTAAGCAGTGGTGTCAGTACAAAGTACACACGTTTACTGATTTAAGTGTTGGTGCTACGTTCGTAGTTTCGCTTAGAGATGAAGTAAACGGAGGATATCAAAAAACCATTTAGGAGGAACTAAATTATGTCAGTAATTTCTATGAAACAATTGCTTGAAGCTGGTGTTCATTTCGGACATCAAACTCGTCGTTGGAACCCAAAAATGAAGCGTTACATCTTCACAGAGCGTAACGGT
It encodes:
- the codY gene encoding GTP-sensing pleiotropic transcriptional regulator CodY → MELLAKTRKLNALLQSAAGKPVNFREMSDTMCEVIEANVFVVSRRGKLLGYAIHQQIENERMKHMLAERQFPEEYTQSLFNVTETSSNLGVDSDYTAFPVENRELFGQGLTTIVPIVGGGERLGTLVLARLGQEFLDDDLILAEYSSTVVGMEILREKAEEIEEEARSKAVVQMAISSLSYSELEAIEHIFEELNGTEGLLVASKIADRVGITRSVIVNALRKLESAGVIESRSLGMKGTYIKVLNDKFLQELAKLKTN